One genomic window of Methylothermaceae bacteria B42 includes the following:
- a CDS encoding peptide ABC transporter permease codes for MRGIDYFFLIFKSVTAYGSRSFLTGLGIAIGIAAVVLLTAISGGVERFVLAQFTQFGTHLVAVTPGKSQTFGASAALISTVRPLTVNDARALRRLPYALGVVPMVMGNVEVKTGEHTRRTTLYGVGPELPKVWQMRPAVGRFLPPGNRPLVVLGTKVRHALFGTRSPLGRRLRIAGESYRIVGVTAPKGKMLGFDLDDAVYIPVKRALGIFNRESLMEIDILYRPELNSNQVVKRVRELLLRRHGQEDFTLITQDQMLETLGSILDVLTMAVGTLGGISLVVGGIGILTIQTVAVTERRGEIGLLRALGARRRQILLLFLGEAMLLALLGGSAGLAIGSGGAGLIALFVPEIPARVHWDYALLAEAIAISVGLISGVMPAWRASRLDPVVSLRAE; via the coding sequence ATGCGCGGCATCGATTATTTTTTTCTGATATTCAAGTCGGTAACCGCCTATGGCAGCCGCAGCTTTCTCACTGGCTTGGGGATTGCCATCGGCATTGCCGCGGTGGTCCTGCTCACGGCCATTAGCGGCGGCGTGGAACGGTTCGTACTGGCGCAATTCACCCAATTTGGCACCCATCTCGTTGCGGTGACACCAGGAAAATCCCAAACCTTTGGCGCCTCTGCCGCCCTGATTAGCACGGTAAGACCGTTGACGGTGAACGATGCCCGAGCCCTGCGCCGTTTGCCTTACGCACTCGGCGTGGTCCCCATGGTAATGGGCAATGTGGAAGTCAAGACCGGCGAACACACGCGCCGCACTACTTTATACGGGGTCGGTCCCGAATTGCCTAAGGTCTGGCAAATGCGTCCGGCAGTGGGCCGCTTTTTGCCCCCGGGCAATCGTCCCTTGGTGGTGTTGGGAACCAAAGTCCGGCATGCGCTTTTTGGAACCCGCTCGCCGTTGGGCCGGCGACTTCGTATCGCCGGGGAAAGTTACCGCATTGTCGGAGTCACGGCGCCGAAGGGAAAAATGCTGGGATTCGACTTGGACGATGCGGTTTACATCCCGGTCAAACGCGCCCTCGGCATTTTCAACCGGGAAAGCCTGATGGAAATCGATATCCTTTACCGTCCCGAACTAAACAGCAATCAGGTAGTCAAGCGGGTACGCGAATTACTGCTCCGCCGCCATGGCCAGGAAGATTTCACCTTGATTACCCAGGACCAAATGCTGGAAACCCTGGGCTCGATTTTAGACGTGCTGACCATGGCCGTGGGGACCTTGGGGGGAATATCATTGGTCGTCGGCGGCATCGGCATTCTCACCATCCAAACCGTCGCCGTCACCGAACGGCGTGGCGAAATCGGCCTGTTGAGGGCCTTGGGAGCGCGGCGCCGGCAAATCTTGCTGCTGTTTTTAGGAGAAGCCATGCTATTGGCCCTGCTTGGCGGCAGCGCCGGACTTGCCATCGGCAGCGGCGGGGCCGGACTTATCGCTTTATTCGTGCCGGAAATTCCCGCCCGCGTCCATTGGGATTACGCGCTGCTGGCAGAAGCAATTGCAATAAGCGTTGGCCTGATTAGTGGCGTAATGCCAGCCTGGCGGGCTTCTAGACTGGATCCTGTGGTGAGTTTGCGGGCGGAATAA
- a CDS encoding peptide ABC transporter permease — protein sequence MTFRDRLGFAFHALTAYPLRTGLTLLAMAVATAAVILLTALGDSARRYVVDRFAGLGTNLLIVLPGRNETRGGPPPLLGETPRDLTLDDALALLRSSAIERVAPIVVGSAPVQYGNRSRESNIIGTTSSFFEIRRLEMAQGKFLPGGDPHRGRPVVVLGKTIKQALFREEPALGRWLRIADRRFRVIGILQSSGHALGEELDKIAVIPVTSAQVLFNTPGLFRILVQASRRDVITRAKQAIETIIQTRHEGENDITVLTQDAILSAFDRILRSLTLAVAGIAAISLIVAGILIMNVMLISVAQRTPEIGLLKALGASTARILQLFLAEALVLSLLGAGCGMTLALSTLAVLNRFWPAVALQAAPWSLPMAAVVALGTGLMFGLLPARRAARLDPVIALHPH from the coding sequence ATGACATTCCGTGACCGGCTCGGTTTTGCTTTTCATGCCCTGACTGCCTACCCGCTAAGGACCGGCCTGACACTATTGGCAATGGCGGTGGCCACGGCCGCGGTGATCCTGCTCACCGCCCTGGGCGACAGTGCCAGGCGTTATGTTGTGGACCGCTTTGCCGGCCTTGGCACCAACCTTCTCATAGTCCTGCCGGGCCGCAATGAAACCCGGGGTGGACCACCGCCTTTGCTTGGTGAAACGCCCCGTGACCTGACTCTTGACGACGCCTTGGCGTTGCTGCGCAGCAGCGCCATTGAAAGGGTCGCGCCGATTGTCGTCGGTTCCGCGCCGGTGCAATATGGCAACCGCAGCCGGGAAAGCAATATCATCGGCACCACCTCGTCTTTTTTCGAGATTCGCCGTCTGGAAATGGCGCAGGGAAAATTCCTGCCTGGCGGCGATCCCCATCGTGGCCGCCCCGTGGTCGTACTGGGAAAGACGATAAAACAGGCACTGTTCCGCGAAGAGCCCGCCCTCGGGCGTTGGCTAAGAATTGCCGACCGCCGCTTCCGGGTCATCGGGATTTTACAAAGCAGCGGCCACGCCCTGGGCGAGGAATTGGATAAAATCGCCGTGATACCAGTCACTTCCGCCCAAGTTTTGTTCAATACCCCAGGTTTGTTCCGTATCCTGGTCCAGGCCAGCCGACGAGATGTGATTACCCGGGCGAAACAAGCCATCGAAACCATCATTCAAACCCGCCATGAAGGGGAAAACGATATTACCGTCTTGACCCAGGACGCCATCCTGTCAGCCTTTGACCGCATTCTCCGAAGCCTGACACTCGCTGTGGCGGGCATCGCCGCCATCAGCTTGATTGTGGCCGGCATCTTGATTATGAACGTGATGCTGATTTCCGTGGCCCAGCGCACCCCGGAAATCGGCCTTTTGAAAGCCCTCGGCGCCAGCACCGCCAGGATATTGCAATTGTTCCTGGCTGAAGCTCTGGTCTTGTCCTTGCTAGGGGCCGGTTGCGGCATGACGCTGGCCCTGAGTACCCTGGCGGTGCTCAATCGTTTTTGGCCCGCTGTAGCACTGCAGGCTGCCCCTTGGTCTTTGCCCATGGCGGCGGTAGTCGCCCTGGGCACAGGGCTTATGTTTGGCTTGTTACCGGCGCGGCGGGCAGCCCGTCTTGACCCGGTAATCGCTCTGCATCCCCATTAA
- a CDS encoding macrolide ABC transporter ATP-binding protein yields MIELKDIERTFWVGGEPVHALRAINLTIAAGEYLSVMGPSGSGKSTLLNVLGLLDRPNRGSYRLDGVETTSLDEEARALMRQQKIGFVFQVFHLIPRLTAAENIELPMMLAGIPAAQRRQRVNELLGNFSLSDRARHRPAELSGGQQQRVAIARAIAMRPSLILADEPTGNLDHASGQEVIDVLETLNRQGPTLILVTHDRELGARAHRRIEMRDGEILLDSGRQ; encoded by the coding sequence GTGATTGAACTGAAAGACATTGAACGCACTTTTTGGGTAGGCGGCGAACCCGTTCATGCGCTCCGCGCCATCAATCTGACCATTGCGGCGGGCGAATACCTGTCTGTCATGGGACCATCGGGCTCGGGAAAAAGCACGCTGCTCAATGTCCTTGGCCTCCTCGACCGCCCCAATCGGGGCAGCTACCGGCTGGATGGGGTGGAAACCACCAGCTTGGACGAAGAAGCCCGGGCCCTGATGCGGCAACAAAAGATCGGCTTTGTGTTTCAAGTATTTCATTTGATTCCCCGATTGACCGCCGCGGAAAATATAGAACTGCCCATGATGCTGGCAGGCATTCCCGCCGCTCAACGGCGCCAAAGGGTCAACGAACTCCTTGGCAATTTTTCTCTCAGCGACCGGGCCCGGCACCGTCCCGCGGAACTCTCGGGCGGGCAACAGCAGCGGGTAGCCATTGCCCGGGCGATTGCCATGCGGCCTTCCTTGATCCTCGCCGATGAACCGACCGGCAATCTGGATCACGCTTCCGGACAGGAGGTGATCGATGTTTTGGAAACCCTCAACCGTCAAGGTCCCACGCTGATTCTAGTCACCCACGACCGGGAATTGGGCGCCCGCGCCCATCGGCGTATCGAAATGCGTGACGGGGAAATTCTTTTGGACTCAGGCAGACAATGA
- a CDS encoding efflux transporter periplasmic adaptor subunit — protein MPRLPLRPLLIILLSLAGIGGMVWYFTRPQPVPVRVHKVARGVVEQTVANTRVGTVKACQRSRLSTNIGGQIESLWVHEGDQVKKGQLLLSLWNRDLKAQVALAESEIETARATARAACLRAANARTEAARLRPLLKKQLISQELFDQTATEAKAKSQDCQAARATVAIRQARLRLAQAQLAKTVLYAPFDGVVAEVYGEVSEYITPSPPGVATPPAIDLIASGCFYVSAPIDEIDSAHLKPGLETRIHIDAFGKQHFPGRLRRIAPYVLEKEKQARTVEVEVNFVNPGDEKRQRAGYSADVEIILARRDGVLRIPTEAVKENQTVLIFNQDTSRLQARQIETGLSNWEWTEIKQGLKAGELVVISLDREGVKAGAPAVIEQDESS, from the coding sequence ATGCCACGATTACCCTTACGCCCTTTGCTTATTATTTTGCTCAGCCTCGCCGGCATTGGCGGCATGGTATGGTATTTCACCCGTCCGCAACCGGTACCCGTGCGTGTTCATAAAGTGGCGCGCGGGGTGGTGGAGCAAACCGTGGCCAACACCCGGGTGGGAACCGTCAAGGCGTGCCAGCGCAGCCGCCTCTCCACCAATATTGGCGGTCAGATTGAATCCCTGTGGGTCCACGAAGGGGATCAGGTCAAAAAAGGGCAATTATTGCTAAGCCTGTGGAACCGAGATCTCAAAGCTCAGGTCGCCTTGGCCGAAAGCGAAATAGAAACCGCCCGGGCAACCGCCAGAGCCGCATGCCTGCGAGCCGCCAACGCCCGCACGGAAGCAGCCAGGCTGCGTCCCCTCCTGAAAAAGCAACTGATCTCCCAAGAACTGTTCGATCAAACCGCCACCGAAGCCAAGGCCAAAAGTCAAGATTGCCAAGCTGCCCGGGCGACCGTCGCCATCCGCCAAGCCCGACTCAGATTGGCGCAAGCGCAACTCGCCAAGACGGTGTTATATGCGCCTTTTGATGGCGTGGTGGCAGAAGTCTATGGTGAAGTCAGTGAATATATCACCCCTTCCCCGCCGGGTGTCGCCACTCCCCCCGCCATCGATTTGATAGCCAGTGGATGCTTCTATGTCTCGGCGCCCATCGACGAAATCGACAGCGCCCACCTCAAACCCGGCCTTGAAACCCGCATTCATATTGACGCCTTTGGCAAGCAGCATTTTCCCGGGCGGCTGCGGCGTATCGCCCCCTATGTTCTGGAAAAGGAAAAACAAGCCCGCACCGTGGAAGTGGAAGTCAATTTCGTCAATCCCGGCGATGAAAAGCGCCAGCGCGCGGGCTACAGCGCCGACGTGGAAATCATTCTCGCCCGCCGCGACGGTGTTTTGCGCATTCCCACCGAAGCGGTCAAGGAAAATCAAACTGTCTTGATTTTCAATCAAGACACCAGCCGCTTACAAGCGCGCCAAATTGAAACCGGCCTCAGTAACTGGGAATGGACCGAGATCAAACAGGGATTAAAAGCAGGGGAACTTGTGGTGATTTCCTTGGATCGGGAAGGCGTGAAAGCGGGAGCGCCGGCGGTCATTGAGCAGGATGAGAGCTCGTGA
- a CDS encoding cytochrome C — translation MMENIPFWASTNFWKKTAIWVTAGSFVVLIFLTFDTMRQTMAGTVRVPDYTVINKHIDYQYDEKQRRSVPVIAGEAPLFGKIMDASEAEKWVTLGKKTIQAKNCMNCHTLLGNGAYYAPDLTKAWLDPAWGPEAVRPQLMKMFLMDPEGNARTYGTGRKMPNLGITEEEAKGIIAFLKWMSSINTNGFPYNFKTGG, via the coding sequence ATGATGGAAAACATACCATTTTGGGCATCAACCAATTTTTGGAAAAAAACGGCTATTTGGGTGACGGCGGGATCTTTCGTCGTCCTGATTTTTTTGACCTTTGACACCATGCGTCAAACCATGGCGGGTACGGTCCGGGTGCCAGATTATACCGTTATCAACAAGCACATCGATTATCAATACGATGAGAAACAAAGGCGTTCGGTGCCGGTCATTGCCGGGGAGGCGCCGCTGTTTGGCAAGATCATGGATGCGAGCGAGGCGGAAAAATGGGTTACGTTGGGGAAAAAGACCATCCAGGCAAAGAACTGTATGAATTGTCATACCTTGCTGGGCAACGGCGCTTATTATGCCCCGGATTTGACCAAGGCCTGGCTGGATCCCGCCTGGGGGCCGGAAGCGGTGCGTCCCCAATTGATGAAAATGTTTCTCATGGATCCGGAGGGCAATGCCAGGACTTACGGCACCGGACGCAAAATGCCCAATCTGGGCATCACCGAAGAAGAAGCCAAGGGCATTATCGCTTTTCTTAAATGGATGTCATCCATCAATACCAATGGATTTCCATATAACTTCAAGACTGGGGGGTGA
- a CDS encoding nitric-oxide reductase, giving the protein MVRAFDSNYLNGGQKLAIKYFSVAVILFFAQLLFGLLAGAQYLHPDFLHGILDFNVNRMVHINAMIVWMLYGFIGSVYWFLEEESGREVVGLKLGNLGFWLLTAAVTVVVLVYLLVQTGPGNDFTRWFINEGREYIEAPRWADIGIVIVMLIFFYNVAMTFAKGKWSGIAGVLTLDLIALAGLYLAGMFFVTNISIDQYWWWWVVHLWVEATWEVLVGCMVAWSLIHILGARRKIVETWLYIEVALMFGSGILGLGHHYFWAGQPEYWLSIGGFFSALEPIPLVAMVVHSIYDAGVHHLKNRNHPALAWIIAHTFGNFLGAGVWGFMHTLPQVNLYTHGTQWTSSHGHLAFFGAYATINIAFFYLAVQRWRGDVWMGANLLGGWRWKWAMTLLSVGVMGMTMALLIAGYEQSFIERAQGGSTWSAYFAAQTHPWFVESMAWRMLFGWVTIAGFALLVWDLLTVGKYETRAVEALEEEPALTSA; this is encoded by the coding sequence ATGGTCAGAGCATTTGACAGTAATTATTTAAATGGCGGCCAAAAGCTGGCCATCAAATATTTTTCGGTGGCGGTGATTTTATTTTTCGCCCAACTGTTGTTTGGCTTGTTGGCCGGGGCGCAATATCTGCATCCCGATTTTCTTCACGGTATCCTGGATTTTAACGTGAACCGCATGGTCCATATCAACGCCATGATTGTATGGATGCTCTATGGGTTTATTGGATCGGTCTATTGGTTCCTGGAGGAAGAAAGCGGACGGGAAGTGGTCGGGTTGAAATTGGGCAACTTAGGGTTTTGGCTGTTGACCGCCGCAGTGACCGTCGTGGTGTTGGTTTATTTGTTGGTGCAGACCGGGCCTGGCAACGATTTTACCCGTTGGTTCATCAACGAAGGCCGTGAATATATCGAAGCGCCCCGGTGGGCGGATATCGGCATTGTTATAGTCATGCTGATATTCTTCTATAACGTTGCCATGACTTTCGCCAAGGGGAAATGGTCAGGTATCGCCGGAGTGTTGACTCTCGATCTGATTGCCCTGGCGGGCTTGTATTTGGCCGGGATGTTCTTTGTCACCAATATTTCCATCGACCAATATTGGTGGTGGTGGGTGGTCCACCTCTGGGTGGAAGCCACCTGGGAAGTGCTGGTGGGTTGTATGGTGGCCTGGAGCCTTATCCATATCCTGGGGGCGCGCCGCAAAATTGTCGAAACCTGGCTTTATATCGAAGTGGCGCTGATGTTCGGCTCGGGAATTCTGGGATTGGGACATCATTATTTTTGGGCCGGACAGCCTGAATACTGGCTATCCATTGGCGGCTTTTTCTCGGCTCTGGAGCCTATTCCGCTGGTGGCAATGGTGGTCCACTCTATCTATGATGCTGGGGTGCATCACTTGAAGAACCGCAACCATCCCGCTTTGGCATGGATTATCGCCCACACTTTCGGTAACTTTCTGGGAGCTGGCGTGTGGGGATTCATGCACACCTTGCCGCAGGTGAACCTCTATACCCACGGCACCCAATGGACCAGCTCGCACGGTCATTTGGCCTTCTTTGGCGCCTATGCCACGATTAATATTGCTTTCTTCTATTTGGCGGTACAGCGCTGGCGCGGCGATGTCTGGATGGGGGCCAATCTGCTCGGCGGCTGGCGTTGGAAATGGGCCATGACCCTATTGAGCGTGGGGGTGATGGGGATGACCATGGCGCTGTTGATTGCCGGTTACGAGCAATCTTTCATCGAACGCGCCCAAGGGGGCTCCACCTGGAGCGCCTACTTTGCCGCCCAGACCCATCCCTGGTTCGTGGAGTCCATGGCCTGGCGGATGTTGTTCGGCTGGGTAACCATTGCCGGGTTTGCGCTTTTGGTTTGGGATTTATTGACGGTCGGCAAATACGAAACCCGTGCGGTGGAAGCCTTGGAGGAAGAGCCTGCGTTGACATCGGCATAG
- a CDS encoding ATP synthase subunit beta translates to MEEEANGKIPIGTIAEVHGPVVVIACDRLPPLHQALCAALDHEEYTFEVHQHLDERHVRAITLHRTTGLQRGMPVYDTQAPLHVPVTDACLGRLLNVFGEPLDGQAPLATQEYRNIHARPAALSEAVGITGILETGIKVIDLLCPFVRGGKTGLFGGAGVGKTVLIMEFMHAVISLHQGVSVFAGVGERIREGHELWKELQAAGVMEKSLLVFGQMDESPGVRFRVGLTALTYSEYLRDSLHKEVLFLVDNIFRFVQAGSEISSLLGRMPATVGYQPTLNTEVAEIEERIVSTQKGAVTSVQAVYVPADDMTDPAVSAILSHLDTTVILSRAIAAQGLYPAVDPLRSGSKMMDRHFLGDRHYTIAEGVREHLARYAELQDVIAMLGLEELSLEDRRIVHRARRLQRYLTQPFHVTAHYTGIKGASVPLEKTLEDCEGFLAGKYDDLAEEACYMRGTMES, encoded by the coding sequence ATGGAGGAAGAAGCTAACGGCAAAATCCCCATCGGCACTATTGCCGAAGTCCATGGCCCGGTGGTGGTGATTGCCTGTGACCGTCTTCCGCCACTGCACCAAGCGCTATGCGCGGCGCTGGATCACGAGGAATATACCTTCGAGGTCCACCAGCATCTGGATGAACGCCACGTGCGGGCGATTACCCTCCACCGGACCACTGGACTGCAGCGGGGGATGCCGGTGTATGACACTCAGGCTCCTCTTCATGTGCCGGTGACCGATGCCTGTTTGGGGCGGCTTCTCAATGTCTTTGGCGAGCCTTTGGACGGCCAGGCGCCGCTGGCAACCCAGGAATATCGCAACATTCACGCCCGGCCCGCGGCCCTCAGCGAGGCGGTGGGCATCACGGGTATTCTCGAGACCGGCATCAAGGTCATCGATTTGCTGTGCCCTTTTGTCCGGGGCGGCAAGACTGGCTTGTTTGGCGGCGCTGGCGTGGGGAAGACGGTGCTGATTATGGAATTCATGCACGCGGTGATTTCCCTGCATCAAGGGGTGTCGGTGTTTGCCGGCGTCGGGGAGCGCATCCGCGAAGGACACGAGTTGTGGAAAGAGCTGCAAGCCGCCGGGGTGATGGAGAAATCCCTGTTGGTGTTCGGGCAAATGGACGAATCTCCCGGAGTGCGTTTCCGGGTCGGCCTGACGGCACTGACCTATTCCGAATATCTGCGGGACTCTTTACACAAGGAAGTCCTGTTTCTGGTGGATAATATTTTCCGGTTCGTCCAGGCTGGCAGCGAAATTTCCAGCTTGCTGGGGAGAATGCCCGCCACCGTCGGCTATCAACCCACCTTGAATACCGAAGTGGCGGAAATCGAAGAGCGGATCGTTTCCACCCAAAAGGGCGCGGTCACTTCGGTGCAAGCGGTCTACGTGCCCGCTGATGATATGACCGATCCTGCCGTCAGCGCCATCCTCAGCCATCTCGACACCACCGTGATTTTGTCCCGGGCAATCGCTGCCCAAGGGCTTTATCCGGCGGTGGACCCGCTACGTTCCGGCAGCAAAATGATGGACCGCCATTTTTTGGGTGACCGCCATTACACTATCGCCGAGGGGGTAAGGGAACACTTGGCCCGCTATGCCGAGCTTCAGGATGTGATTGCCATGTTGGGATTGGAAGAACTTTCACTGGAAGATCGCCGTATCGTCCACCGGGCCCGGCGTCTGCAACGGTATTTGACCCAGCCCTTTCACGTCACCGCCCATTACACCGGCATCAAGGGGGCATCCGTGCCCTTGGAGAAGACGCTGGAAGATTGCGAGGGCTTTCTGGCGGGTAAATATGACGATCTTGCCGAAGAAGCTTGTTATATGCGCGGGACAATGGAATCATGA
- a CDS encoding ATP synthase F0F1 subunit epsilon, with translation MNGKMVLHLQDATHTEQIDNVAAFWGRDGTGSFSLWPGHVRMMTSLEFGLARFRTGQDWEYLALPGALLYLIDNQIYLSTRRFIRDRNLDQISAVLETQLAKEEQQLRQIKQSLHKMEEEMFKRLWELGRKYRV, from the coding sequence ATGAACGGAAAGATGGTGCTGCATTTACAAGACGCCACCCATACGGAGCAGATCGACAATGTCGCCGCTTTCTGGGGCCGTGACGGAACCGGCAGTTTCAGCCTGTGGCCGGGCCACGTGCGGATGATGACCTCGCTGGAGTTTGGCTTGGCCCGTTTCCGCACCGGCCAGGATTGGGAATATTTGGCTTTGCCGGGAGCGCTTTTGTATTTGATTGACAATCAAATTTATCTGAGCACCCGCCGTTTCATCCGCGACCGGAATTTGGACCAGATCAGCGCTGTTCTGGAAACCCAGTTGGCCAAAGAGGAACAGCAATTGCGGCAAATCAAGCAAAGCCTCCACAAAATGGAGGAGGAAATGTTCAAACGCTTGTGGGAGTTGGGAAGGAAATACCGTGTCTGA
- a CDS encoding ATP synthase, whose amino-acid sequence MSDSRGDLQLWPRIIKRQVQRIKRAAEEERTLLAQLTYLGTAGLVLVLPVVAGAYLGRWLDSLLPGYSFQWTLSLILVGLALGIVNLWLLFRED is encoded by the coding sequence GTGTCTGATTCACGGGGCGATCTGCAATTGTGGCCCCGGATAATCAAGCGCCAGGTTCAGCGTATCAAACGGGCGGCGGAAGAAGAACGCACCCTGCTGGCGCAGTTGACGTATCTGGGGACCGCGGGACTGGTTTTGGTTCTGCCAGTGGTGGCCGGTGCTTATCTTGGCCGTTGGCTTGACAGCTTGTTGCCCGGCTATTCGTTTCAATGGACCTTGAGCCTGATCCTGGTGGGGCTGGCGCTGGGCATTGTCAATCTCTGGTTGTTGTTCCGGGAGGATTGA
- a CDS encoding ATP synthase subunit A — protein sequence MGGEIFPRVLFSLGPVQLTDTFLTALALTFFLWLAGWWLARRHALKPGLLQTAIEGAVLAMEDAVRQVLPQHVALVAPFIMGLWWFLLAANLIGLIPGLQSPTRDLSITSALALLVFLSVHWFGIRSQGIKRYLIHYVRPFPFLLPFHLVSEISRTVALAVRLFGNMMSLDLVALIVLMLAGFLVPVPILMLHIVEALVQAYIFGMLALVYIAGGIQSHIRRETMEERGS from the coding sequence ATGGGCGGCGAGATATTTCCCCGCGTCTTGTTTTCCTTAGGGCCGGTGCAATTGACCGATACTTTCTTGACCGCCCTGGCGCTGACTTTTTTTCTCTGGCTCGCGGGGTGGTGGCTGGCCCGGCGGCATGCATTGAAACCGGGATTGCTTCAGACCGCCATAGAGGGAGCGGTGCTGGCGATGGAAGACGCGGTCCGCCAGGTGCTACCCCAGCACGTGGCATTGGTGGCGCCTTTCATTATGGGATTGTGGTGGTTCCTGTTGGCGGCCAATTTGATTGGCCTGATTCCCGGATTGCAATCCCCCACCCGGGATTTGTCGATTACCTCGGCCCTGGCGCTGTTGGTTTTCTTATCGGTGCATTGGTTTGGCATCCGCAGCCAGGGAATCAAACGTTATTTGATTCATTATGTCCGGCCTTTTCCTTTTTTGCTCCCTTTTCATTTGGTGAGCGAGATCAGCCGCACGGTAGCCTTGGCGGTGCGCTTGTTCGGCAATATGATGAGCCTGGATCTGGTGGCGTTGATTGTATTGATGTTGGCGGGTTTTTTGGTGCCGGTGCCAATTTTGATGCTGCATATCGTGGAGGCGCTGGTGCAGGCGTATATTTTCGGAATGTTGGCGTTGGTTTATATTGCCGGGGGGATTCAATCCCATATCCGGCGGGAAACGATGGAAGAGAGGGGCAGTTGA
- a CDS encoding ATP F0F1 synthase subunit C (produces ATP from ADP in the presence of a proton gradient across the membrane; subunit C is part of the membrane proton channel F0), with amino-acid sequence MAHDMTWIVLGSTVAAALGIGIGVLGPGLGMGRAIAQALDALARQPEAEKILMRTLFIGLAMIESLAIYCLVIILIILFRNPLLEYVL; translated from the coding sequence ATGGCGCATGATATGACGTGGATCGTATTGGGCTCGACGGTAGCGGCGGCTTTGGGCATTGGTATCGGTGTCTTGGGGCCGGGATTGGGGATGGGGCGGGCCATTGCCCAAGCCCTGGATGCCTTGGCCAGGCAACCGGAGGCAGAAAAGATTTTGATGCGGACCTTATTCATCGGCCTGGCGATGATTGAGTCGCTGGCCATTTATTGCCTGGTGATTATCCTGATTATCTTATTCCGCAATCCGTTGTTGGAATACGTTCTCTGA